Below is a window of Candidatus Binatia bacterium DNA.
GAAACTACACGTATTTCAACCTGCTGACGGTCGTGCTCTGCCTGTCGCTGCTGGACGACGACGTATTCGAGTCGGTGCAGAAGCGGATCCGGCGCAGTCGCACGCTCGTCGCGCGCTGGCCGGGCGAGCCGCTGCGCTGGAATGTTCTTCGCGTGCTGCGCGTGACGCTGGCCGCGCTGCTGGCGCTTCCGCTGGCGGCCGCCGGCGGAGCGCAGATGATCGCGCGCTTCGGCAGGCCCGACCTCGTGCCGCCGCTGGTCATGCGCGTGGCCGATGCGATCGAGCCGTGGCACCTGACGAGCAGCTACGGACTCTTTGCTGCAATGACGAAGCACCGGCCGGAGATCATCCTCGAAGGCAGCGAGGACGGCACGACGTGGAAGCCGTACCCGATGCGCTGGAAACCCGACGATCCGGCCAGGATGCCGCAATTCGTCGAGCCGCATCAGCCGCGGCTCGACTGGCAGATGTGGTTTGCCGCACTCGGCGACTGGAGGCACAACCCCTGGCTCGTCGAGGTCGAGCGACGGCTTCTCGATGCCTCGCCGCCGGTGCTGGCGCTGTTCGCCGACGATCCGTTCGACGGGCGAAAACCCCGCCAGGTGCGCGCGATGCTCTACGAGTACGAGTTCACCGACCTGCCCACGTGGCAGGAGACCGGAAACTGGTGGAAGCGTCGCCTCGTCGGTCCGTACTCTCCCCCCGTAACCCGCTGACTGGGGGATCGAGTCCTTCCGAGGCCGCTGGACCCTGGGCAAAATCCGGGACAGGAACGCGCTTTCGCATTTTTGAAGAGCGAAAGGAGGAACGAAGATGGATCTTTCCGCCGCTGATCGGCTGCTGAC
It encodes the following:
- a CDS encoding lipase maturation factor family protein produces the protein NYTYFNLLTVVLCLSLLDDDVFESVQKRIRRSRTLVARWPGEPLRWNVLRVLRVTLAALLALPLAAAGGAQMIARFGRPDLVPPLVMRVADAIEPWHLTSSYGLFAAMTKHRPEIILEGSEDGTTWKPYPMRWKPDDPARMPQFVEPHQPRLDWQMWFAALGDWRHNPWLVEVERRLLDASPPVLALFADDPFDGRKPRQVRAMLYEYEFTDLPTWQETGNWWKRRLVGPYSPPVTR